From one Triticum aestivum cultivar Chinese Spring chromosome 4B, IWGSC CS RefSeq v2.1, whole genome shotgun sequence genomic stretch:
- the LOC123090865 gene encoding phragmoplastin DRP1C: protein MATMGSLIGLVNRIQQACTVLGDHGGGAGGSLWEALPSVAVVGGQSSGKSSVLESIVGRDFLPRGSGIVTRRPLVLQLHKTEGGQEYAEFLHAPRKRFSDFAAVRKEIADETDRMTGKSKAISNVPIHLSIYSPHVVNLTLIDLPGLTKVAVEGQPESIVQDIENMVRTYVDKPNSIILAISPANQDIATSDAIKLAKEVDPTGERTFGVVTKLDLMDKGTNAIDVLEGRSYRLQHPWVGIVNRSQADINKNVDMLAARRKEQEYFQSSPDYGHLAHKMGAEYLAKLLSQHLEAVIKAKIPSIISMINKTVDEIEAELDRLGRPIGGDAGAQLYTILDMCRAFDRVFKEHLDGGRPGGDRIYGVFDHQLPAALKKLPFDKHLSLQNVRKVISEADGYQPHLIAPEQGYRRLIDSSLSYFRGPAEASVDAVHLVLKELVRRSIAATEELKRFPTLQSDIAAAANESLERFREDGRKTVIRLVDMEASYLTVEFFRKLPTEPDKGANNNTPANDRYQDNHLRRIGSNVSSYINMVCDTLRNTIPKAVVHCQVKEAKRNLLNRFYAHVGSKEKKQLSAMLDEDPALMEKRDSLVKKLELYKSARNEIDSVAWK, encoded by the exons ATGGCGACGATGGGGAGCCTGATCGGGCTGGTGAACCGGATCCAGCAGGCGTGCACCGTGCTCGGCGAccacggcggcggcgccgggggctcGCTCTGGGAGGCGCTCCCCTCCGTCGCCGTCGTCGGAGGCCAG AGTTCCGGGAAGTCGTCGGTGCTCGAGAGCATTGTCGGGAGGGACTTCCTGCCCCGTGGATCTG GGATCGTGACGAGGAGGCCTCTAGTGCTGCAGCTGCACAAGACCGAGGGCGGCCAGGAGTACGCCGAGTTCCTCCACGCCCCGCGGAAGCGCTTCTCCGACTTTG CTGCTGTTAGGAAAGAGATTGCTGATGAAACTGATCGCATGACTGGAAAATCGAAAGCAATATCAAATGTTCCTATCCATTTGAGTATATATTCTCCACATG TTGTTAACTTGACACTTATTGATCTTCCTGGACTGACAAAGGTTGCTGTAG AGGGGCAGCCAGAGTCTATTGTGCAAGATATTGAAAACATGGTCCGGACTTATGTTGACAAG CCAAACTCTATTATATTGGCTATCTCTCCAGCAAACCAAGATATAGCAACATCAGATGCTATCAAGCTTGCTAAGGAAGTGGATCCTACAG GTGAAAGGACCTTTGGAGTTGTAACAAAACTTGATTTGATGGACAAGGGTACCAATGCTATTGAT GTACTCGAAGGGAGGTCATATCGCTTGCAGCACCCCTGGGTGGGCATTGTCAACCGTTCACAGGCTGATATCAACAAAAATGTTGACATGCTCGCAGCACGTCGCAAAGAACAAGAGTACTTTCAAAGTAGTCCTGATTatggtcatttggcacataaaatGGGTGCTGAGTATCTTGCTAAGCTTCTGTCACAG CATTTAGAGGCTGTGATCAAAGCCAAAATTCCAAGTATTATATCAATGATCAACAAGACAGTTGATGAAATTGAAGCTGAGTTGGATCGACTTGGTAGGCCAATTGGAGGTGACGCTGGG GCACAATTGTATACGATATTGGACATGTGTCGCGCATTTGACCGTGTTTTTAAAGAGCACTTAGATGGCGG TCGACCAGGTGGAGATCGCATTTATGGTGTCTTTGACCACCAGTTACCTGCAGCACTGAAAAAGCTTCCTTTTGATAAACATCTTTCGTTGCAAAATGTTCGAAAAGTCATTTCTGAGGCTGATGGTTACCAGCCCCATTTGATTGCTCCTGAGCAAGGTTACAGAAGGCTTATAGATAGTTCACTCAGCTACTTTAGGGGCCCAGCTGAAGCTTCAGTTGATGCG GTCCATTTGGTATTGAAGGAGCTAGTCCGGAGATCGATTGCAGCAACAGAG GAATTAAAGCGTTTCCCAACGCTTCAATCAGATATAGCTGCAGCAGCAAATGAAAGCCTAGAAAGATTCCGTGAGGATGGCCGAAAGACAGTTATTCGTCTAGTTGACATGGAGGCCAGTTACCTAACAGTAGAGTTCTTCAGGAAACTTCCTACTGAACCAGACAAAGGAGCTAACAACAACACTCCAGCCAACGACAGATATCAGGACAACCATCTTAGAAGAATCG GATCGAATGTATCATCTTACATCAACATGGTTTGCGATACATTGAGGAACACAATTCCGAAAGCCGTTGTGCATTGTCAGGTGAAGGAGGCAAAAAGAAACTTGCTCAACCGTTTCTATGCGCATGTAGGAAGCAAAGAG AAGAAACAGCTGAGCGCGATGCTGGACGAGGATCCCGCGTTGATGGAGAAGAGGGATTCCCTCGTGAAGAAGCTGGAGCTGTACAAGTCCGCGAGGAACGAGATCGACTCGGTTGCATGGAAATGA
- the LOC123090866 gene encoding uncharacterized protein produces the protein MALHCAAAASVSPSTGPCPLPRQHHRQRALWRSPFQPQRPHSLASAQGPARLACGARRRVRHEEEEEDEEEYGHNEEMARLEAYSEGARDLALLVTAAVDGDLESVLVFKGFSSSLSGRTAPDPAMSVLPERAVIQSVDVVKGPFDPNNIEYLEKDLPWEEFKSRLQ, from the exons ATGGCGTTGCACTGCGCTGCCGCCGCCAGCGTCTCGCCGTCCACCGGCCCGTGCCCCCTGCCTCGGCAGCACCACCGCCAGCGCGCGCTCTGGCGCTCCCCGTTCCAGCCGCAGCGGCCACACAGCCTAGCTTCTGCCCAAGGCCCTGCCCGGTTGGCGTGCGGCGCCAGGAGGCGGGTGAggcacgaggaagaggaggaggacgaggaggagtacGGGCACAACGAGGAGATGGCGCGGCTGGAGGCCTACAGCGAGGGGGCGCGCGACCTGGCCCTCCTCGTCACGGCCGCCGTCGACGGCGACCTCGAGTCCGTGCTCGTCTTCAAG GGCTTCTCGTCGAGCCTGAGCGGGAGGACGGCGCCGGACCCGGCCATGAGCGTGCTCCCGGAGCGGGCCGTCATACAGTCCGTCGACGTGGTGAAGGGCCCGTTCGACCCCAACAACATCGAGTACCTCGAGAAGGATCTGCCATGGGAAGAATTCAAGAGCCGCCTCCAATAG
- the LOC123090867 gene encoding NADH dehydrogenase [ubiquinone] iron-sulfur protein 1, mitochondrial: MSFLARALRHSKPYLPSSRGASCRWISSTPAAGSPEAGAAVAPADPELPPPREPVGGARVELPPNPEDALEVFVDGHAVRIPKGFSVLQACEVAGVDIPRFCYHSRLSIAGNCRMCLVEVEKSPKPVASCAMPALPGMKIKTDTPIAKKAREGVMEFLLMNHPLDCPICDQGGECDLQDQSMAFGADRGRFTDMKRSVVDKNLGPLVKTVMTRCIQCTRCVRFASEVAGVQDLGMLGRGSGEEIGTYVGKLMTSELSGNVIDICPVGALTSKPFAFKARNWEMKGTETIDVTDAVGSNIRVDSRGPEVMRIVPRLNEDINEEWISDKTRFCYDGLKRQRLNDPMIRGPDGRFKAVTWRDAIAVVAEVLNQVKPEEITGVAGKLSDAESMMALKDFVNKMGSDKVLCEGNGPNPPADIRSNYLMNTSIAGLEKADVFLLVGTQPRVEAAMVNARIQKTVRATQAKVGYIGPPADFNYDTWHLGTGPDTLVEIAEGRHPFCSILKSAKNPVIIAGAGLFEREDQGAVFSTIETVAKKFNVTRPDWNGLNVLLLHAAQAAALDLGLVANPTESVKSAKFLYLMGADDVNLDNLPADAFVVYQGHHGDKAVYRANVILPSSAFSEKEGTYENTEGCTQWTIPAVPTVGDARDDWKIVRALSEVAGAPLPYDSVTAVRSRISMVAPNLVRVDEREPSVISAEVKPPVKQQVSPAPFKAAVENFYMTDAITRASKIMAQCSATLLKK; the protein is encoded by the exons atgtcctTCCTCGCGCGGGCGCTGCGCCACTCGAAGCCGTACCTGCCGTCGTCGCGCGGCGCGTCCTGCCGCTGGATCTCGTCGACGCCCGCCGCGGGCTCGCCCGAGGCCGGCGCGGCCGTGGCGCCCGCCGACCCGGAGCTGCCCCCGCCGCGGGAGCCCGTCGGCGGGGCCCGCGTCGAGCTGCCGCCCAACCCGGAGGACGCGCTCGAGGTGTTCGTCGACGGCCACGCCGTGCGGATCCCCAAGGGCTTCTCCGTGCTCCAGGCCTGCGAGGTCGCCGGCGTCGACATCCCGCGCTTCTGCTACCACAGCCGCCTTTCCATCGCCGGCAACTGCCGCATGTGCCTCGTCGAGGTCGAGAAGTCGCCCAAGCCCGTCGCCTCCTGCGCCATGCCCGCCCTCCCAG GGATGAAGATTAAGACCGACACACCAATTGCGAAGAAGGCAAGGGAGGGAGTCATGGAGTTCTTGTTGATGAACCATCCGCTGGATTGCCCAATCTGCGATCAGGGTGGGGAGTGCGATCTCCAGGATCAGTCCATGGCCTTTGGGGCTGACCGTGGTCGCTTCACCGATATGAAGAGGTCGGTTGTGGATAAGAATTTGGGCCCTCTGGTGAAGACGGTGATGACCCGTTGCATCCAGTGCACAAG GTGTGTCAGGTTTGCATCTGAGGTTGCTGGTGTTCAGGACCTGGGTATGTTAGGCCGTGGCAGTGGTGAAGAAATCGGAACATATGTGGGGAAACTTATGACAAGTGAACTATCTGGAAACGTTATTGATATCTGCCCCGTTGGAGCTCTTACATCCAAGCCATTTGCATTTAAAGCTAGGAACTGGGAGATGAAGGGCACTGAGACTATTGATGTTACTGATGCAGTAGGGTCCAACATACGTGTTGACAGCAGAGGTCCTGAAGTTATGCGCATTGTTCCTCGTCTCAATGAG GATATCAACGAAGAATGGATATCTGACAAAACACGGTTTTGTTATGATGGTTTGAAGAGGCAAAGACTAAACGACCCTATGATTCGTGGTCCTGATGGCAGGTTCAAGGCAGTGACATGGCGTGATGCTATTGCGGTTGTTGCTGAGGTTTTGAATCAAGTCAAGCCAGAAGAAATTACCGGAGTCGCTGGCAAACTTTCTGATGCAGAATCCATGATGGCGCTGAAAGATTTTGTTAATAAAATGGGTTCGGATAAGGTGCTCTGCGAGGGGAATGGTCCGAATCCACCAGCAGATATTCGATCAAACTACCTAATGAATACTAGCATTGCTGGTCTTGAGAAAGCTGATGTCTTCCTTTTGGTTGGCACACAG CCAAGGGTGGAAGCTGCTATGGTGAACGCAAGGATTCAGAAGACTGTTAGAGCAACACAAGCAAAGGTGGGCTACATTGGTCCTCCAGCAGACTTCAACTAtgacacttggcatcttggcacaGGGCCAGATACCCTTGTCGAGATCGCTGAGGGCCGACATCCTTTCTGTTCAATACTGAAGTCTGCAAAGAACCCAGTAATCATCGCTGGAGCTGGGTTATTTGAACGAGAAGACCAAGGTGCTGTGTTCTCAACAATTGAAACCGTAGCCAAGAAGTTCAATGTGACGAGACCGGACTGGAACGGCCTTAATGTCCTATTGCTCCATGCTGCACAGGCCGCAGCTCTTGATCTGGGCCTCGTTGCTAATCCCACCGAGAGCGTCAAGTCTGCAAAGTTCCTTTACCTGATGGGAGCCGACGATGTAAACTTGGACAACCTTCCAGCGGATGCATTTGTTGTTTACCAGGGGCACCATGGTGACAAGGCCGTGTACAGGGCCAATGTTATTCTGCCATCTTCAGCATTTAGCGAGAAAGAAGGCACCTATGAGAACACCGAGGGATGCACCCAGTGGACCATCCCAGCTGTGCCTACAGTTGGTGATGCCAGGGATGACTGGAAGATCGTCCGTGCTCTTTCCGAGGTTGCCGGGGCTCCACTGCCTTACGACAGCGTCACAGCTGTGAGGAGCCGGATCAGCATGGTGGCCCCAAACCTTGTGCGCGTCGATGAGAGGGAGCCGTCGGTGATCTCTGCCGAGGTGAAGCCTCCGGTGAAGCAGCAAGTGAGCCCTGCCCCATTCAAAGCTGCCGTGGAGAACTTCTACATGACCGACGCGATCACACGGGCTTCCAAGATCATGGCTCAGTGCAGCGCAACCTTGTTGAAGAAGTGA